One Cucumis sativus cultivar 9930 chromosome 1, Cucumber_9930_V3, whole genome shotgun sequence DNA segment encodes these proteins:
- the LOC101207648 gene encoding U2 small nuclear ribonucleoprotein B'' 2, whose amino-acid sequence MLSGDIPPNQTIYIKNLNEKVKKEELKRSLYALFSQYGRILDVVALKTPRLRGQAWVAFSEVTAASNAVRQMQNFPFYEKPMRIQYAKTKSDCIAKADGSFVPREKKKKQEEKAEKKRRAEETHQSAMPNGTTTENGGSNATFRHANPSATEATPNNILFIENLPHETSSMMLQVLFQQYPGFREVRMIEAKPGIAFVEFEDDVQSSMAMQALQGFKIDPQHPMAISFAKK is encoded by the exons ATGTTGTCAGGGGATATACCGCCTAACCAGACCATATACATCAAGAATCTCAACGAGAAGGTCAAGAAAGAAG AATTGAAGAGATCCCTGTATGCTTTGTTTTCTCAATATGGAAGAATCCTTGATGTTGTTGCCTTGAAGACACCGAGGCTTCGAGGGCAAGCATGGGTTGCGTTTAGTGAAGTGACTGCAGCTAGCAATGCTGTGCGTCAGATGCAAAATTTCCCATTCTATGAAAAACCTATG CGAATTCAATATGCCAAAACCAAATCAGATTGTATTGCTAAAGCTGATGGAAGCTTTGTGCcaagggagaagaaaaagaagcaagAGGAAAAAG CTGAAAAAAAGCGGCGTGCTGAAGAAACACATCAATCTGCGATGCCCAATGGAACAACTACTGAGAATGGAGGTTCAAAT GCCACATTCCGTCATGCAAATCCGAGTGCTACAGAAGCTACTCCAAACAACATACTATTTATTGAGAATTTGCCCCATGAAACCTCTAGTATGATGTTGCAAGTCCTCTTCCAACAATATCCTGGATTCAGGGAAGTCCGGATGATTGAAGCAAAGCCGGGTATTGCTTTCGTTGAGTTTGAAGATGATGTTCAATCCTCTATGGCTATGCAGGCTCTTCAAGGCTTTAAAATTGACCCCCAACATCCCATGGCTATCTCTTTTGCAAAGAAGTAA